From Anopheles arabiensis isolate DONGOLA chromosome 3, AaraD3, whole genome shotgun sequence, a single genomic window includes:
- the LOC120904026 gene encoding adhesive plaque matrix protein-like, whose amino-acid sequence MASKFVLIVASLACVSAGYIPSDHSHLSYGVAPAVSYSNVIKNVAPVPVLSKTILPEPQLYHGYAQTAPTVVVSKPLALTNPLPVSYAAPHSLYQAPALEYTKPLTYGPYAKTVIAAEPTYAKTVIAAEPAYAKTVIAAEPTYAKTIVSEPIYTKNVFAEPIYPAKTLIAEPVYGKSILAQPAPIYGGKVLSYGPQVAYGGYGAHGW is encoded by the exons ATGGCTTCCAAA TTCGTTCTGATCGTCGCTTCTCTGGCTTGCGTCAGCGCCGGATACATCCCGAGTGACCACTCCCATCTGTCCTACGGTGTGGCCCCGGCTGTGAGCTACTCCAACGTCATCAAGAACGTTGCCCCAGTGCCAGTGCTGAGCAAGACCATCCTTCCGGAGCCTCAGCTGTACCACGGATACGCCCAGACTGCCCCGACGGTTGTGGTCAGCAAGCCTCTGGCTCTTACCAACCCTCTGCCCGTTTCCTATGCTGCCCCTCACTCTCTGTACCAGGCTCCGGCTCTCGAGTACACGAAGCCTCTGACTTATGGCCCATATGCCAAGACTGTGATCGCTGCTGAGCCAACCTACGCCAAGACTGTGATCGCTGCTGAGCCAGCCTATGCCAAGACTGTGATTGCTGCTGAGCCAACCTACGCCAAGACCATCGTGTCGGAGCCCATCTACACCAAGAACGTGTTCGCTGAGCCGATCTACCCGGCCAAGACGCTGATCGCTGAGCCGGTGTACGGCAAGAGCATTCTCGCACAGCCAGCTCCGATCTACGGTGGAAAGGTCCTGTCTTATGGCCCACAGGTCGCCTACGGAGGCTATGGTGCCCATGGCTGGTAA